From the genome of Natronolimnobius baerhuensis:
GTCTCTGAAACTCCGCTGTGCGTCAGTCTCAATGATTTCGACCCTAACCGAGCGATTCCCGCGACTGACCGACCGGGCCGTCTGACCGCGCAGCGATGGTCGTCTCGATTAGTCGGGGCTTCGATACGGTCGCTCCCAGGTCGGCGTAATCCGCGTGTAGGCAACGACACCGATGAACAAGACGAGATAGAGCACCCAGGTCGGCTGCTCGAGCCAGTCGAAGATGAGCGTCGCGGCGAGGACCCAGCCGAGCAAGAGCGCACCATCGGCAACGATCCGTCCCCGATTGTGTTTCAGATACAACAGCAACCGCCGAGCGCGCGACTCGACAAGCGGCCGGTCGTGACTCATACCGCTGTCTCGTCCGTCGATGAGTAAAGTGTGTCGTCACGCAGCGTGTTCGGTGCGATTCGGCCCTCATACGATAGTAGCCACTGCACGTCAGTGCACACCTGCTCGCCAGACGGATCGGCGATCAGTCTGTATATTGCTTCAGTTGCTACTATACCGGCTAGAAATCACTCCAACGCTGGTCGCGAATCCGCGGGCGTTCCGACGTGGAACGGCCGAACGTCTGCGACCGGCGTTACACGTTCGGAAGTATCAGCCAAGGGCGTTCATAAATCCGAGTTGCAGTCGTTATTTCGGAAGAATGTGGTCTGTGTGGAATCTGCAACGGGGAGTGGTGCAACTCCGTCTTAATCGACGGTGTCGATACCCATCGGTGCAGTTGTCAGGATCAGCGCGACAGGTCGACCGGCGGCCCGCGTCGACGAACGGTCAGATAGGTGCCGAGTAGGCTGCAGACGGCGATGACGACTGTCCCCTGAAGGACGCCTCCGTATAGCCCGGTCTCGAGCAGCGTTTCCCGAGCCGCCGACTCGAGGACCGCGACGATGATGCCCACGACGTACAGGGCGGCGATCCCCCACCCAAGGTCCCGGAGCGAGCCATCTACCAGCGCGTAGCCGACGACCGAGAGGCCGACGATGCCGACGAGGAAGTTGAAAACCAGCGTCGGGTCCGGAATCACTAGCATCGCGCCGATCAGGACCAAAACCGCATACAACAGCGCGAGCAGTCCGTCCGAGAGAGTCGGTGCCATTAGTGAGATGTTACAGGGGCCGGAAAAATAGCTTCTGATTATGTCGCTTTGGCGTCAGTAGCAGCGTGCTTACGGTTCAGTTTCGGTGGCTTCAGCCAACGAATCGTCCTCGTAGGCGTCTTCGTAGCGCGCGAGCGTCTCCCGGTAGCCGTCCATCGCAAGATTGTACGTTTCCCGCAGATCGGCGATTGGTGTCTCGGTCGCATCAACCCGCAAGTCGTTGTACGCCGGCGTCATTTCGTGACTTTCGCTCGAGGCGACGGCAACCGCAGCGCTCTGGACAGTCAGGTCTTCGCGTTTGTCACCACCTTCGTCGTGGCCGGCAGCCAGCGCGTCAATCAATCGCTTCGCGAGTGGTTCCACCTCTGTGTCGTCAGTTGCGGCGTTCGGCCCCGTTGCGGGGTCGGTCGTCTCGTGGACGGCGGTTTCAGCGTAGGTGTCTGCGGTCGCGTCGATGACGGCCTCGCCCGTGAGCAGGTTCCCAGCGACAGTGACGTGGTCATCCTCGCGGTGGCCGAACCAGTCCATGCACTCCTCACCAGAAAAGGCGAACGTGCCGTCGGCGTCGACACCGTGAAGTTGGCGCTCTGGTGCGCCGTCGTCGGCGTTGAGCAGTGCCTCGAGGGCGTTCATCAGACTGCGTCTGATGGGCAGTCAGAACGCGAGCGTTCTGACGACATCCTGGACTGCGAGTCCGTCGTCGATATACTCGAGGCCGCGCCGGCCGAGGTCGACGTTGACCAGACTCTGGGTCGCGACGGCCCCGTTTTCGCTGACGAACGGACAGAGCGTGCCGACGCCCGGCAAGCGGGTGGTGACGGCGACACCGAAGCGCTCGTGGGACGTTCCATCCGGCGTCTCGTAGGCTTCGTGGACGCAGATGCTGAATGTCATCGGTATAATCGGCGCGGTCGCCAGCCAAAAAGGTCCTCGGCTAGCGGCGACTCGAGCAAACCTATTTGGAAGCCGACCAGTCGTGTCTGACGTAAGAACTATACTCGAGGGGGCGGTGGGTATCGCCAATGGGACTCATGAGCAAAATTCTCGGCGGGGACCAGTCCCGCACTGCCGAGGATTACGTCGAACTGAACCTCGACGACGTCGCTGCGGAGTCGGCAAACGCAGCCATGCAAGTACGCATCGCAGAAGTCGGCGGCCAGGCCGATGCAATCGATATCAAAGACGCCGTCTACGACGGTGATATCGTCATCGCCGACATTACGCGCTTGCGCACCGAAGACAGCACCGTCGAACACATCATCGACGAACTCCGGCAGGTCGCTCGAGAGGTCGACGGCGACATCGTCCGCAAGGGCGACGACCAGATGATCATCACGCCAACGGGCGTTCGCGTCAGCCGTGAGAAAATCGGCCAGTCGCTTTAATTACCCGCCGACTGCGACTGTTTCACTGTCTCTCGTCCGCTCCCCTTGAGATACCGCCGAAGCGTTGCGGCTACCTCGTCTGCGTCCTTGATCACGTCCCGGTCGCAGCGAATGTCCGGCCGCCAGCGACACTCGAGGTGCAGTTCCCTCTCGGTGAGTGTTACGTCGGTAACGCGATGCCACGGGAGACGCTTCTTGTAGGCGGGTTTCATCGTTGGCTTGA
Proteins encoded in this window:
- a CDS encoding cell division protein SepF — its product is MGLMSKILGGDQSRTAEDYVELNLDDVAAESANAAMQVRIAEVGGQADAIDIKDAVYDGDIVIADITRLRTEDSTVEHIIDELRQVAREVDGDIVRKGDDQMIITPTGVRVSREKIGQSL